The sequence ATGGGCGCCCTTACCGGGGCCGCCGCGAGGTTGCTTCTCGCAAAACCGAAACCTTAAATACGATTGTAAAGCAGAATCAAGAGGGTGGTTTAAATGGTCATGAGGCTGTCGAGGATATACGGAAAGCAGATCTATAACACAAAGGGGAACTACGTTGGCTATGTGGACGAGGTTCTAATCGACATAGACACGGGATATGGAAGAGTACTGGCCCTTGCGCTTCCAGGAGAAAAAGTTGGAATTCCTTATGAGCGCGTTGTTGCAATAGGGGACATAATTCTCGTCAAGGCCAAGGAGGAGTGAGCCACCTGCTATTTTCCCAGTTTTGTCTCTTCTATGTGTCCCCTCTCTGCCGGTTTCGTTTAAAGCCATAGCACATCTAAGATTTAGACTCGATCTTGAACCTCGGCTCCTCAATCCACTCGCTCTTACAGCGCGGACAGCGGGAGGGGATGTTGATTTCAGGTTTAAAACGGAAGCCGCACTTTCTGCACTCAGCGGGTTTGACGAGTAGAACTTTTCCCTCTCGCTTCAGGGTCTTCTGAATCGCCTTGAGATCCTCCAGGATGAGTTTTTTGCTCCCCCTCCCCCTGATGCCGAGAATCTGGGCTAGCTCGCTCACGGAATAGTCGCGCTCCTCCAAAAGGCTTATTATCCGTTCCCGCCGAGTGGCCATCGGAGGAACTTGGACGATGGAATAAAAAGCTTTAGGGTGGGAAGATGATACTCGAGAAGGCCGAAAGGATCCTTGAGAAGCACGAACTCTGCGACCACTGCCTTGGAAGACTGTTCGCAATGCTCGGCAAGGGGACAAACGAAGAGCGTGGAAAGGCTATAAGGTTCGTCCTCAACATGGAGCGCTCCGCGAGAGGTTTACAACCGATAGAAGAGCCTGAGGAGTGTGAGCTCTGCCACAACGTCTTTGAAAGAATTCCTGAGCTCGTCGAGGCCATGAAAAAGGCGGGCGAAGGGATTGAGTTCGAGACGTTTCTCGTGGGCTCCCGCTTCCCGGAGGAAATCAAGGAGAAAGAGAAAGCAATCTGGGAGGCGTTTGATATCGAGACCGCCGAGCCGATAAACCGGGAGTTCAACCGCGAGCTCGGCAAGGCCTTTGGAAAAGCAACCGGGAAGGAAACCTCGAAGAACCCCGATGTGGTTTTCATAGTCGAACCGTTCTCGGGCAAGGTTGAAATTCAAATCAACCCGGTTTACGTTTACGGGCGCTACAGAAAGCTGATCAGGGGGATTCCCCAGACCCCCTTGCCGGACTTCGAGGACAGCGTAGCCTCTATAATCTGCAGGGCGTTTTCAAAGGCATTTGAAGGCAAGTGCGTCTTCAAGGGTGCCGGAAGGGAGGACGTGGACGTAAGGATGCTTGGCAACGGGAGGCCCTTCATCGTCGAAATTAAGAGACCGAAGAGGAGAAGGGTTGACCTTGAAAAGGTCGCCGGGGAGATAAACGCGAGCGGGAAGGTGGAGGTTCTCGACCTGCGCTTTGTCTCGGCGAAGGAGGCCGAGGAAGTTCTCACGAAGAATCACCGGAAGGAATACCTCGCGCTCGTTCTCGTTGAGGAGGGGGTAACCCCCGAGGAGGCTGAGGAAGTGGCGAGGAAGCTAAGTGGCCTCGAAATCCACCAGAGGACTCCCTGGCGCGTTAGGAAGGCGAGGGCCGACAAGGTGAGGGTGAAAAGGGTTCACGAGGCCGAGGCGAGGTGGGTTGATGAAAAGCACTTCGAGTTAAGGCTCGTCACAGATGGAGGG is a genomic window of Thermococcus guaymasensis DSM 11113 containing:
- a CDS encoding PRC-barrel domain-containing protein — its product is MVMRLSRIYGKQIYNTKGNYVGYVDEVLIDIDTGYGRVLALALPGEKVGIPYERVVAIGDIILVKAKEE
- a CDS encoding transcriptional regulator; its protein translation is MATRRERIISLLEERDYSVSELAQILGIRGRGSKKLILEDLKAIQKTLKREGKVLLVKPAECRKCGFRFKPEINIPSRCPRCKSEWIEEPRFKIESKS
- a CDS encoding tRNA pseudouridine(54/55) synthase Pus10, with amino-acid sequence MILEKAERILEKHELCDHCLGRLFAMLGKGTNEERGKAIRFVLNMERSARGLQPIEEPEECELCHNVFERIPELVEAMKKAGEGIEFETFLVGSRFPEEIKEKEKAIWEAFDIETAEPINREFNRELGKAFGKATGKETSKNPDVVFIVEPFSGKVEIQINPVYVYGRYRKLIRGIPQTPLPDFEDSVASIICRAFSKAFEGKCVFKGAGREDVDVRMLGNGRPFIVEIKRPKRRRVDLEKVAGEINASGKVEVLDLRFVSAKEAEEVLTKNHRKEYLALVLVEEGVTPEEAEEVARKLSGLEIHQRTPWRVRKARADKVRVKRVHEAEARWVDEKHFELRLVTDGGLYIKELISGDKGRTKPSVTDLLGKKAWCERLDVLNILD